The Pedobacter ginsengisoli region ATAGGAGTATAGTTGCGCAAAAAAATCCGGATTATCAAAGTTGAATACCTCGCTAGTATATGGTCTCGCAAATAGCTCAATCATTTCGCGATAGGCTTTATAGTAGAATTCAATCTGCTCTTCATTGTCCTCCTTATGAATCATTTCCAGTTTTCGAAATGCTTCTATGGTTTTGGCTTTATCTTTAATCACATCCGTAGATATGAGTGCGAAAAAGGGGTAATAGAAATCATCCGGCATCTCTTTTATACAGCCAAAATCGATAACTGCGAGGTTTTCTTCAGGCGTAATCAAAAAATTTCCGGGATGAGGATCTGCATGAACTGCTCTCAATTCGTGTTGCTGAAAGTTATAGAAATCCCAAAGAGCCTGACCAATTTTGTTGCGTAACTCCTGTGAAGGTTTTGTCTTTAAAAACTCTTTTAGATGAAGACCATCTATCCAGTCCATTGAGATAATCTTCTTTCCCGATAGTTCTGGATAGTAAGTTGGGAAAACAACATTATTAAGATTCCTACATGCTTCGGAGAACTCAATAGAACGTTTTACCTCAAGTTCATAGTCAGTTTCTTCTAACAAACGTTCTTCAACTTCTTTGATGTAAATGTTCAATTCTTTTTCGCTCATTCCTAATAAGCGGAAAGCAAATGGTTTTACCATTTTAAGGTCAGAAGAGATACTGTCGCCAACACCCGGATATTGAATTTTTACCGCAAGTTTTTTTCCATTTAATTCGGCAGTGTGGACTTGGCCAATTGATGCAGCATTTGTTGAACTGAGATTAAATTTGTCGTAAATTTTTTCAGGCGTTTTTCCAAAGCTTTGGGTAAAAGTCCTTACTATAAGCGGCCCTGATAACGGAGGAGCATTATACTGCGATTGAGTGAATTTATTAATATATGACTTAGGAAGTATGTTTTTATCCATGCTAAGCATTTGGGCAATCTTAAGGGCACTGCCTTTTAGTTCACTAAGTGATTTATAAATGTCTGTAGCATTGTCTTCATTTAATTCATCTTTAGTAAGGTCCGGATTAAAGAGCTTTTTAGAATAATGTTTGATGTAGTTGCCACCAATCTGGAATCCTGTCTTTACAAACTTTGCCGACCTTTGCGCTTTAGTTACTGGGATACTGCTTTGTTCTTTCATCTGCTCTTAAAATCTCATCTTCTCTTTAAAATGCCCATTTCTGGAAAGAAACTTTCCATATTCCAGGAGGTTATCGATGGGTGATCTTTGAAATAAGTCAAAGGTTACATTTATACCTTTTTCTATTGCTTCATCAGTTTTTTCAAACCCGGCACTATCATCATTAACCCAAAATTTTAATATAAAGGCAAATTGCATCCAAAGAGCATCTTTATATCTTTTGCTAAAAAACTTTCTATCTTCCAATTCTCCTGTATCTAAACCTTCGTTTAAAATATCCTCGGCAAAATGTTCAAATATTGGTTTTACGCCTGAAAGGGCAGCAGGAGTGGAGAAACTATCTTTAGCCTGTTTGAGGCTATAAATTATAAAGCTTCTTTGCTTTTTGAGTACCTCAACATAACTATAGAAAAATGCCAGGATCTTATCTCGGGATGAATATTCATTCCATACCTCTTGTTGCTGTAAGGTATCAATAGTTTCTACTATTAAGTCAACCCATATAATCTTTTCTATGCTTTCAAAAGAAGCATAAAACTCATAAAAATCGGACTCAGATATCTTTAATTTTTTAACAAAACTATAAACTGATTTAGGCTTCTCATCGTTCATTAAAACATAATCGATATAGCCATTTCGAATTTGCTGAGCAGTTGCCATTTCCTTTTTATTTATATAACGTATAAGTAGTTAGCATGTTTCAAAAACCTTTTAAAGTTATTGAGTTATTCTATCATCGTTTTGTAATAAAAAATCGAAACAGGTTTAAGCGTTATAGGCCCAGTCTGTGTTTTCTCAAAGTATCTTTAGCAATATCGTATCCTGCATCCGCATGTCTTATAACGCCCATTGCTGGATCATTATGCAACACACGTTTAATTCTTGTTTCAGCATCTGCAGTGCCATCAGCAACTATTACCATTCCCGCATGGATGGAATATCCAATTCCAACTCCGCCACCGTGGTGAAGTGAAACCCAGCTAGCTCCACCGGCTGTATTAATTAGGGCATTAAGAATTGGCCAATCTGCAACCGCATCAGAACCATCCATCATTCCCTCAGTTTCGCGGTTTGGCGAAGCAACAGAGCCGGTATCTAAATGATCTCTACCTATTACAATTGGCGCTTTTACTTTTCCTTCCGCCACTAATTTATTAAATGCCACGCCTGCTTTTTCCCGCTCTCCTTGTCCAAGCCAGCAAATTCTTGCCGGTAAACCCTGAAACGCGATGCGTTCCTGCGCCATAGTGATCCATTGTTTTAAGCTTTCATTTTCAGGAAATAACTCAAGAATTACTTTGTCTGTTTCATAAATATCCTGAGGATCTCCGCTTAGGGCTGCCCATCTAAAAGGCCCCTTACCTTCACAAAAAAGCGGACGAATATAAGCCGGAACAAAACCAGGGAAGTCAAATGCATTTTTAACACCAACCTCCAGTGCGCGTCCACGCAGATTGTTGCCGTAATCAAAGGTAATTGCGCCTCTCTTCTGCAATTCCAACATTTGTTGTACATGCCTGGCCATTGTGGCATAAGAGCGTTCTACATACTTTTCAGGATCTGCACTACGCAAAGCATTGGCTTCTGAAACACTTAATCCTTCAGGAAAATATCCAATCAAAGGATCATGAGCAGAGGTCTGATCGGTCAAAGTATCAGGTGTAATATTTCTATCAATTAATCGCTGTAATAGCTCTACTGCATTACAAACCACACCAATTGATATTGCTTTGCCTTCTTGTTTATATTGTAATGCTCGGTCAATTGCAGTATCTATATTATGTTCAATCTCATCGATGTATCTTGTTTCTAATCTTTTCTGAATGCGCCATTCTTCAACCTCAGCTGCCAAGCATACCCCATTATTCATTGTTATTGCAAGTGGCTGCGCGCCTCCCATACCCCCAAGGCCTGCAGTAACATTTAAAGTGTTTTTTAAATTACCATTAAAATGTTTTTTAGCCAATGACGAATAGGTTTCATAAGTGCCTTGTACTATGCCCTGCGAGCCGATGTAGATCCATGACCCTGCTGTCATTTGCCCATACATCATCAAGCCCTTATCTTCAAGTTCGTCAAAGTGTTGCTGGGTAGCCCATTTGGGAACAAGCTGAGAGTTGGATATCAATACCCTTGGAGCGTCTTTATGTGTTGGTAATACCCCTATAGGTTTGCCCGATTGTATCAGGAGTGTCTCATTGTCATCCAGGTTTTGTAAAGCTTTAATAATTAAAGCAAGGGCTTCTTTATTTCTGGCAGCTTTACCGCGGCCACCATAAACTATAAGCTCTTCAGGACGTTCACCAACTTCCGGATCAAGGTTGTTCAATAACATTCGTAATGCGGCTTCCTGTATCCATCCTTTGCAGCTTAATGTAGTGCCGGTTGGTGTGTTTTTTTTACTGAGATCAAGATTTAAATTCATAATAGCAGTCATATAAAGGCAATGTTACCAGACAAATGTATATAATTCTATAGAATTGACTAAGTTTGGTTTTTGAAATTGAAAGAAAGGGTTTTACATATCAATAAAGCTATCTCGATCGTTTTGCTAATGGTCTTTTCCATTGCACTTACGCCATTTAGCATTCTTCATAATCATCATGAAGAGGAAACCCAGTGTGCAAAAAACGGAGAGACCTGTAAGCACGAATTTCATGTTCGCAAACACGCCGAAACATGTTTAATATGTGCGGCTCATTTCGAAAAAGATTACATCAAAACTCATTCTCATTACGCTTTATATCAGGTTAGCAAACCCGGCATAAAGCCCATAGACCCAGTCAGCAATTCTTATGCTGACCTGATCAGTTTAGGATTAAGGGGCCCGCCAATAGCTTAATGTTTCTTTAATTTATTATTCATGACACTACATTGATTTTATGTGGTGCCTTATGATATTATACACTCATTTGAAACCGGCCTGAGCATTCGGGTAGGTTATGTAATCTTATAATTATTATTTATGAAAAAGATACAATTTTTATTAGTTGTACTACTATATGCGTTTTTCTCTGCAACAGGTTTTGCTACTGAATTAATAGAATTGAAAGGTAAAGTTGTTGATGCCGAAACGCAGCAGCCTTTACCGGGAGCTTCAATTGTAATCCCGGATCTTAGGGTTTCTGTTATGACAAATGATGCGGGTGAATTTACCCTTAAAAATGTACCTGCCCGCGGGAGCTTCCTTGTGCAGGTTAGATACATTGGATATCAAACAATAACCAAAACTGTTGATTTTAAAACTGTAGGATCAATGGAATTCAGCCTAAAGTCAAGCGTAATCGAGGGACGGGAAGTGGTTATCACTGGATCGGCGAATAGTTCCGATAATAAGAAAAACAGTACTTCTATAGCAACGGTAAGCAAGGCAGATCTGCTGTATCGCCCGTCAACTAATCTGATCGATGCTATATCCCGTACCCCGGGAGTATCTCAAATCACAACCGGGGCTGGAATATCAAAACCGGTTATCCGTGGTTTAAGTTATAATAGAGTAGTTACCCTTAATAATGGGGTTAAGCAACAAGGACAGCAGTGGGGAGATGAGCATGGAATTGAAATTGATCAATACAGTGCAGATAGGGTCGAAGTGTTAAAAGGCCCTGCAAGTTTAATGTATGGATCTGACGCCTTAGGTGGGGTTATTAATATACTTGATGCCTTACCAGCTCCAGAAGGGACTCTAAAAGGAGAGCTCTTAACGAATTATGCAACAAACAATGGTCTAACCGGTAGTTCATTAATGCTTCAGGGTAACGAAAATGGGTTTGTTTATAGGGCCAGGGGCTCTTATAAAAATGCCTATTCTTATCAGACACCTACAGAGTATGTACCCAATTCAGGGTTTAATGAATCTAACTTTGAAGGTCAGATTGGATTAAATAAAAGGTGGGGTTATGCACATTTAGATGCATCCAGCTTCCGTACTAATATTGGGTTTTATGAGCCTGCCAGAAATGAAGATGGGCAGCTTGTGGATGAAGATGGAGCTGTTTTTACAGATAAGCAGAATAAAGACCGAACATTGGCATTCCCAAAACAAGATGTCCGCCATTATAAGGTTGCTTTAAACAGTAATATCTTATTAGGCGAAGGAAGCTTAAAAGCAACCCTTGGCTATCAGCACAATTTACGCAGAGAGCTTGAAGCGGCAGGTGAAGACCCGGCTTTATTTTTAAATAGTCATACCTATAGCTATGATTTAAAATATTCTTTTAATGAAGTGAATGGCTGGGCTCCTGTAGTTGGTGTTTCAGGTGAGTTCATCCATAGTTTGAATACGGAGGGAGAAGAGCAATTAATTCCGGATTTTGACAGTCAGGCATTTGGTGGCTTTGCTTTCGTTAAGAAAACATGGGACAAAAATACTTTTAACATTGGTGCCAGGTTTGATTATAGAAAAATGACCGGTAAAGATTTCCATACCGATGATGTAGATTTCAATGCATTTAGTAATAAATTTTCACACATAACCGGTGCCCTGGGTTATACACATGAATTTAATGATGCACTTAGCTTTAAGGCTAATGCCGGAAGTGCGTTCAGAGCACCAAATATTGCAGAATTATCATCTAATGGTGTACATGAGGGGGTATTCCGTTATGAAGTAGGTAATTCAAATCTTAAGCCTGAGCAGAGTTATCAGTTTGATGCATCCTTTGATTATGAGAACAAATATCTAAGCGCCAGTTTAGGTGGTTTTGCAAATTACATCAACGATTATATCTATTATAGCACCAGCGGGGAGACCAAAGAAGTTGATGGCAGAGACTTTCCTGTTTACAACTTTGTTCAGGATAATGCATTTTTGAGAGGCATAGAAGCTTCCTTGACTTTACATCCGGTAAGTTTTATTCACTTAGAGAACGGATTTTCTTTTACAAGAGCTACCAATCGTACAACGAAAGAATCTCTACCCTTTATTCCGGCGGCAACTTTACGCAATGAATTGCGCTTTGAGCCAAAAATTAACGGGACTGAACATTCTTATCTTTCTGTTGGTATTGATAATTTCTTTAAGCAAAGTAAAATCGACAGTTTTGAGCAACCCTCATCTGGCTATACGCTTCTAAATGCAGCAATTGGAACAACCGTTAAGCTGAGTAAAAATCAAGATATTACGATTTATGTTGCCGGCAAAAACTTATTAGATAAAGCTTATTATGACCATCTAAGTCGGTTTAAGCCTGGTAGGTTAAGTGATGAAGATCCTGCTCTTGGTATTTATAATCAGGGCCGTAACGTCACATTTGGAGTGAATATTCCGTTTACTTTAAAAAAGTAACCCAATAAATAAAATAAAGGAGCAATATCAATTTGCTCCTTTATTTTATTATAAATCCTTGTAGGCATTTAAAAATGCTATGGATTTTTGTATTTCTATAGAGAGTACCCTGTCGTTTTCATGTGCCGGAATTTTTTGTCTGAAGGCAAAAATTAACTTTTCAAGTTCAGGTGAGGTTTTAAGGGGTCTTCTAAATTCCAGAGCTTGTGCTGCGGTTAGCAGTTCAATCGCAAGAATTCTTTCTAAATTATTTACTACCCTCAAGCATTTAGTTGCCGCGTTGGCGCCCATGCTTACATGATCTTCCTGTCCGTTACTTGAAACAATATTATCAACAGATGCTGGCGTACATAGTTGTTTATTTTCGCTGGCAATAGATGCAGCAGTGTATTGGGTTATCATCAGGCCTGAATTTAACCCTGCGTTTTTCACTAAAAAAGGAGGCAAACCTCTTTGTCCAGAAATCAACTGAAATGTTCTTCTTTCAGATATAGATCCAAATTCCGCCAAGGCAAGACACATAAAGTCCAGATTTAATGCCAAAGGCTGCCCATGGAAATTACCTGCAGAGATGATTCTATCCTCATCCGGAAAAACGTTCGGATTGTCTGTAACAGAATTTACCTCAGTTTCAAAAACCGATTGGATATAATTGATACTGTCTTTACTTGCACCATGAACCTGTGGTACGCATCTAAATGAATAAGGATCCTGGGTTTGTTTGCCTTCTTGTTTAATCAACTCGCTCCCTTTTAGCCAATTGTTAATAACTGCTGCAGTTTGGAGCTGGCCTGCATGTGGCCTTATTACATGGCTAAGGTCATCAAATGGATCTATTCTGCAGTCAAAACTATCAATAGAGATTGCCGCTATAGCATCCGCCCATTTAGCGAGATGCTGAGCTTTAGAAATACAGTAAATCCCATAAGCACTCATAAATTGAGTGCCATTTATTAGCGCTAATCCTTCTTTAGACTGTAAAACAAGCGACTTCCACCCTAAAGCAGAATATAGGTCAATCGTAGCTATCTTTTCACCTTTGTAGATTACACTGCCCTCGCCAATTAGCGGCAAAGCAAGGTGGGCGAGAGGAGCTAAGTCTCCGGAAGCACCTAAAGAGCCCTGGGTGTAAATGACAGGAAGAATGTCGTTGTTATAAAAAGCTATGAGCCTTTGAACTGTTGTTAATGCTATTGCAGAATGTCCATAACTAAGCGATTGTATTTTTAACAAAAGCATTAGCCTCACAATTTCTGAAGG contains the following coding sequences:
- the hutU gene encoding urocanate hydratase yields the protein MNLNLDLSKKNTPTGTTLSCKGWIQEAALRMLLNNLDPEVGERPEELIVYGGRGKAARNKEALALIIKALQNLDDNETLLIQSGKPIGVLPTHKDAPRVLISNSQLVPKWATQQHFDELEDKGLMMYGQMTAGSWIYIGSQGIVQGTYETYSSLAKKHFNGNLKNTLNVTAGLGGMGGAQPLAITMNNGVCLAAEVEEWRIQKRLETRYIDEIEHNIDTAIDRALQYKQEGKAISIGVVCNAVELLQRLIDRNITPDTLTDQTSAHDPLIGYFPEGLSVSEANALRSADPEKYVERSYATMARHVQQMLELQKRGAITFDYGNNLRGRALEVGVKNAFDFPGFVPAYIRPLFCEGKGPFRWAALSGDPQDIYETDKVILELFPENESLKQWITMAQERIAFQGLPARICWLGQGEREKAGVAFNKLVAEGKVKAPIVIGRDHLDTGSVASPNRETEGMMDGSDAVADWPILNALINTAGGASWVSLHHGGGVGIGYSIHAGMVIVADGTADAETRIKRVLHNDPAMGVIRHADAGYDIAKDTLRKHRLGL
- the hutH gene encoding histidine ammonia-lyase, with the translated sequence MSIHYLGEERLSLPQITKIIAEKHSIELSENAIERIEKCRKYLNDKLNDNDAPIYGINTGFGYLQNVKIEAEMLSQLQHNLLLSHACGTGEEVPSEIVRLMLLLKIQSLSYGHSAIALTTVQRLIAFYNNDILPVIYTQGSLGASGDLAPLAHLALPLIGEGSVIYKGEKIATIDLYSALGWKSLVLQSKEGLALINGTQFMSAYGIYCISKAQHLAKWADAIAAISIDSFDCRIDPFDDLSHVIRPHAGQLQTAAVINNWLKGSELIKQEGKQTQDPYSFRCVPQVHGASKDSINYIQSVFETEVNSVTDNPNVFPDEDRIISAGNFHGQPLALNLDFMCLALAEFGSISERRTFQLISGQRGLPPFLVKNAGLNSGLMITQYTAASIASENKQLCTPASVDNIVSSNGQEDHVSMGANAATKCLRVVNNLERILAIELLTAAQALEFRRPLKTSPELEKLIFAFRQKIPAHENDRVLSIEIQKSIAFLNAYKDL
- a CDS encoding ABC1 kinase family protein; the encoded protein is MKEQSSIPVTKAQRSAKFVKTGFQIGGNYIKHYSKKLFNPDLTKDELNEDNATDIYKSLSELKGSALKIAQMLSMDKNILPKSYINKFTQSQYNAPPLSGPLIVRTFTQSFGKTPEKIYDKFNLSSTNAASIGQVHTAELNGKKLAVKIQYPGVGDSISSDLKMVKPFAFRLLGMSEKELNIYIKEVEERLLEETDYELEVKRSIEFSEACRNLNNVVFPTYYPELSGKKIISMDWIDGLHLKEFLKTKPSQELRNKIGQALWDFYNFQQHELRAVHADPHPGNFLITPEENLAVIDFGCIKEMPDDFYYPFFALISTDVIKDKAKTIEAFRKLEMIHKEDNEEQIEFYYKAYREMIELFARPYTSEVFNFDNPDFFAQLYSYGEKISKMAEFKQARGVKHFIYVNRTNFGLYAILQELKAIVNTTTYKPKTVNMQSL
- a CDS encoding TonB-dependent receptor — its product is MKKIQFLLVVLLYAFFSATGFATELIELKGKVVDAETQQPLPGASIVIPDLRVSVMTNDAGEFTLKNVPARGSFLVQVRYIGYQTITKTVDFKTVGSMEFSLKSSVIEGREVVITGSANSSDNKKNSTSIATVSKADLLYRPSTNLIDAISRTPGVSQITTGAGISKPVIRGLSYNRVVTLNNGVKQQGQQWGDEHGIEIDQYSADRVEVLKGPASLMYGSDALGGVINILDALPAPEGTLKGELLTNYATNNGLTGSSLMLQGNENGFVYRARGSYKNAYSYQTPTEYVPNSGFNESNFEGQIGLNKRWGYAHLDASSFRTNIGFYEPARNEDGQLVDEDGAVFTDKQNKDRTLAFPKQDVRHYKVALNSNILLGEGSLKATLGYQHNLRRELEAAGEDPALFLNSHTYSYDLKYSFNEVNGWAPVVGVSGEFIHSLNTEGEEQLIPDFDSQAFGGFAFVKKTWDKNTFNIGARFDYRKMTGKDFHTDDVDFNAFSNKFSHITGALGYTHEFNDALSFKANAGSAFRAPNIAELSSNGVHEGVFRYEVGNSNLKPEQSYQFDASFDYENKYLSASLGGFANYINDYIYYSTSGETKEVDGRDFPVYNFVQDNAFLRGIEASLTLHPVSFIHLENGFSFTRATNRTTKESLPFIPAATLRNELRFEPKINGTEHSYLSVGIDNFFKQSKIDSFEQPSSGYTLLNAAIGTTVKLSKNQDITIYVAGKNLLDKAYYDHLSRFKPGRLSDEDPALGIYNQGRNVTFGVNIPFTLKK
- a CDS encoding TetR family transcriptional regulator C-terminal domain-containing protein produces the protein MATAQQIRNGYIDYVLMNDEKPKSVYSFVKKLKISESDFYEFYASFESIEKIIWVDLIVETIDTLQQQEVWNEYSSRDKILAFFYSYVEVLKKQRSFIIYSLKQAKDSFSTPAALSGVKPIFEHFAEDILNEGLDTGELEDRKFFSKRYKDALWMQFAFILKFWVNDDSAGFEKTDEAIEKGINVTFDLFQRSPIDNLLEYGKFLSRNGHFKEKMRF